From one Diprion similis isolate iyDipSimi1 chromosome 7, iyDipSimi1.1, whole genome shotgun sequence genomic stretch:
- the LOC124408378 gene encoding acyl-CoA Delta-9 desaturase-like, producing MLTKENYTLEQSRENIVTESNDVKPLKSEEIRQNLIWPHIFVIVFLHAGFVFACSVYGFGLSSVRVKWLTVLWGVISCYLAFIGITAGAHRLWSHRAYKANLNLRIILLILYSFAGLYSLFQWIKDHRVHHKYSDTDADPHNASRGFFFAHLGWVLVERHPECLRRGREVDLRDIYADPVVMFNKKYVIEMYIIFCIAIPVAVPIIFWGETLLHAILTQYFIRYLVILHVTLCGNSVAHLWGDRPYNSVINPRDNIVLSLLTGGEGSHNYHHTFPWDYKGSEWPYMQFNLATLFIRAFSKLEWAYDLREPSPTLVQKVIQTIGHKSDVSS from the exons aTGCTTACCAAGGAGAATTACACATTGGAGCAATCACGCGAAAACATAGTTACTGAATCGAACGACGTGAAGCCGTTAAAGTCCGAAGAAATTCGACAGAATTTAATATGGCCACACATTTTTGTGATAGTCTTTCTTCACGCGGGATTTGTGTTTGCTTGCAGTGTATACGGTTTTGGACTATCTTCTGTACGGGTCAAATGGTTGACCGTTTTGTGGG GTGTGATCAGCTGTTACTTAGCATTCATTGGAATAACCGCGGGAGCTCACCGTCTCTGGAGCCACCGAGCCTACAAGGCGAACCTCAACTTACGAATCATACTGTTGATCCTTTACTCGTTCGCTGGGCTA TATTCGCTGTTCCAATGGATCAAGGATCACAGAGTCCACCACAAGTATTCGGATACCGATGCAGATCCCCACAACGCGTCTCGAGGGTTCTTTTTTGCCCACCTTGGATGGGTTCTGGTCGAAAGACATCCCGAATGCCTACGCCGAGGAAGGGAAGTTGACTTGAGGGATATCTACGCGGACCCAGTAGTCATGTTCAATAAAAA GTACGTGATCGAAATGTACATCATATTTTGCATCGCGATTCCGGTGGCAGTACCCATTATATTTTGGGGTGAAACGTTGCTGCATGCAATTTTGACTCAATACTTTATACGCTACTTAGTGATCCTTCATGTCACATTGTGCGGTAACAGTGTGGCACATCTTTGGGGCGATCGTCCGTATAACAG CGTCATAAATCCCAGAGACAACATCGTACTTTCTTTGCTAACAGGCGGCGAAGGGTCTCACAATTATCACCACACCTTCCCCTGGGACTACAAGGGTTCTGAATGGCCATACATGCAATTCAATTTGGCGACATTATTTATTCGTGCATTCTCAAAACTCGAATGGGCGTATGATTTACGAGAACCTTCACCTACCCTCGTGCAAAAAGTTATCCAAACAATTGGTCATAAATCGGACGTATCATCCTAA